From one Acidobacteriota bacterium genomic stretch:
- the tsaB gene encoding tRNA (adenosine(37)-N6)-threonylcarbamoyltransferase complex dimerization subunit type 1 TsaB yields the protein MNTKRTVLGIDTSQKMASVSVFRDGQELVSGRCEPGESVSVGLGRLVAETLGNCDVSRAELAGVVVSTGPGSATGLRIGISFARGLADALGIVCTERPLLDVLHRELSEDGQRPVSAVYAGADTVVFRVGMTEGSGESLATERWLDRAVSELCGSRFVLTSDLAERIRGAGNRGVAFLEGDVSVVSDTARLLVDWE from the coding sequence ATGAACACCAAACGGACAGTGCTCGGGATCGACACATCTCAGAAAATGGCAAGCGTTTCGGTTTTTCGCGACGGACAAGAGCTCGTCTCGGGGCGCTGCGAGCCCGGGGAGTCGGTTTCGGTCGGCCTCGGCCGACTCGTCGCCGAGACTCTCGGGAATTGCGATGTGAGCCGGGCGGAACTGGCGGGCGTCGTCGTTTCGACGGGACCGGGCAGCGCGACCGGGCTTCGCATCGGAATCTCTTTCGCCCGCGGCCTCGCGGACGCTCTGGGGATCGTTTGCACCGAGCGCCCTTTGCTTGACGTTCTTCATCGCGAACTTTCCGAAGACGGGCAAAGGCCGGTCTCCGCGGTTTATGCCGGCGCCGATACGGTCGTGTTCCGTGTCGGTATGACGGAAGGCTCCGGCGAATCGCTCGCGACCGAAAGATGGCTCGACCGCGCGGTCTCCGAGCTTTGCGGCTCCCGATTCGTTCTTACGAGCGATTTGGCTGAACGCATCCGCGGGGCAGGGAACAGGGGCGTGGCTTTTCTTGAAGGAGACGTCAGCGTGGTAAGCGATACGGCGCGGCTCTTGGTCGATTGGGAATGA
- a CDS encoding DUF465 domain-containing protein: protein MDTAQIETAREELLKDNQNFRELAQRHHNYEQRLTEIAELTYPSDEEMLEESVLKKKKLAVKDEMFNMIQEHTKSH, encoded by the coding sequence ATGGACACAGCACAGATCGAAACCGCAAGGGAAGAATTGCTAAAGGACAACCAGAATTTCAGGGAACTTGCGCAAAGGCATCACAATTACGAACAACGATTAACGGAGATCGCCGAACTGACCTATCCGAGCGACGAAGAGATGCTTGAAGAATCCGTTTTAAAGAAAAAGAAATTGGCGGTTAAGGACGAGATGTTCAACATGATCCAGGAACATACGAAATCACATTAA
- a CDS encoding GNAT family N-acetyltransferase: MKTGIRTMRATDVPPVKAVETACGLSPWSEADYEAELVRPDSITLVASVDGVLAGFIVARLITNTNHAVSDPGSIQEMEICNIGVSPFFRRRGLAASLIESAVAQLDPSIGYVVFLEVRERNTAAIKFYETIGFERTGKRKNFYSSPADDALLMAKTSV; this comes from the coding sequence ATGAAAACCGGTATCCGGACAATGCGCGCGACGGACGTTCCGCCGGTGAAGGCCGTTGAGACGGCGTGCGGCCTGAGTCCCTGGTCCGAAGCGGATTACGAAGCCGAACTTGTTCGCCCGGATTCGATCACGTTGGTTGCATCCGTCGACGGCGTTCTCGCAGGTTTCATTGTAGCGCGTCTGATAACGAACACCAATCACGCCGTTTCCGATCCCGGATCGATTCAAGAAATGGAGATCTGCAACATCGGCGTTTCCCCCTTCTTTCGACGCCGGGGACTCGCTGCCTCTCTGATCGAGAGTGCTGTCGCGCAGCTCGATCCTTCGATCGGTTACGTTGTTTTTCTCGAGGTCCGTGAGAGAAACACCGCGGCGATCAAATTCTACGAAACCATCGGATTCGAGCGGACCGGCAAGCGAAAGAACTTCTACTCGTCGCCGGCGGATGACGCCTTGCTGATGGCCAAAACGTCGGTGTGA
- a CDS encoding PQQ-binding-like beta-propeller repeat protein, with the protein MKNNSARKFRPFLPLLAAGLLLFPGARAHSARAQPRFDSPVRVCRVLELDQDASLVTASDNAILSYLSRSARNLNALSIGEFRNLWAVEPGGQILGSPRQIGSDTIDILTETPDAFVARSFSITSGLARQSHSYSKTEFREASFLTDSLLLRTVSNDLVRISPGDSKAVWEIRGINANLGGMVVGAEHFALGQAVYETRSGNLVLKFDQQLVSAVLGFRGDSEIFAAGSRGELYVYDLRKQTLRWRFKTGGKITSAVASGNSVLIGSTDNYLYKLSLRNGSLEWKTRLFDRVLDRPVVAGGIFFIANQLKNSVGIHDLRDGRLINRFDVPGDSLIIAVRSSPTGAIVFTSDSVYEVASQCPK; encoded by the coding sequence ATGAAAAATAACAGCGCAAGGAAGTTCAGACCCTTCTTGCCGCTCCTGGCGGCGGGACTTTTGTTGTTTCCGGGCGCGCGCGCACACTCGGCCCGGGCACAGCCAAGGTTCGATTCCCCGGTCCGTGTCTGTCGGGTACTTGAATTGGATCAAGACGCATCTCTTGTTACTGCGTCTGATAACGCAATACTCTCCTACCTTTCCAGGAGCGCCCGTAACCTCAATGCTCTTTCGATAGGCGAGTTCCGCAACCTTTGGGCCGTTGAACCCGGCGGACAAATACTCGGTTCGCCGCGTCAGATAGGTTCCGACACGATCGATATTCTGACGGAGACGCCGGACGCTTTCGTCGCACGTTCATTCTCGATCACCTCGGGTCTTGCGCGACAGAGCCATTCGTACTCAAAGACGGAATTTCGAGAAGCGAGTTTCCTCACTGATTCCCTTCTTTTGCGAACGGTCTCGAACGATTTGGTGCGAATATCGCCGGGCGATTCCAAAGCAGTTTGGGAAATCAGGGGCATCAACGCCAATTTGGGCGGAATGGTCGTCGGCGCGGAGCATTTTGCGTTGGGACAGGCGGTCTATGAGACACGGAGCGGCAATCTTGTTCTCAAATTCGATCAACAATTAGTGAGCGCGGTGCTCGGCTTCCGCGGCGACTCGGAGATATTTGCTGCGGGTTCGAGAGGCGAGCTTTACGTGTACGATCTGCGAAAGCAGACACTGCGCTGGCGTTTCAAAACCGGCGGAAAGATCACTTCTGCGGTTGCGTCCGGTAACTCGGTCCTGATCGGTTCCACGGATAATTACCTTTACAAACTGAGCCTCCGGAACGGCTCGCTTGAGTGGAAAACGAGGCTTTTCGATCGTGTACTTGACCGGCCGGTCGTTGCCGGCGGCATCTTTTTCATAGCGAATCAACTGAAGAACTCGGTCGGCATCCACGATTTGCGAGACGGCAGATTGATCAACAGATTCGATGTTCCCGGGGATTCGCTGATAATCGCCGTTCGATCAAGCCCCACCGGAGCCATCGTTTTCACCTCCGACAGCGTCTACGAGGTCGCATCGCAATGCCCGAAATAG